In the genome of Bradyrhizobium sp. CB3481, the window AAGGCACCGCCCTTGCCGCCATGGCGAAGCAGCTTGCTGGTCTGGTCCTGATCGCCGCGGGTTTCGAACTTGACGATCTCGACATCGAGCGCGGCATCGGATGCGCGCAGCAGCCGCGCGATCCCTTCCGTCTGCGCCAGTGCCATCGTGCTCTTGCGCGTCCCGATCTTTAACGTCTGTCCGGACACGAGGTCTCCGTTCGAAAGCGATCACCGCTGGTGACCGGAGCTTAGGGGATAGAACAAGCAGCCGGTCAGAACAAATGATTTTGGAGCCGCCCGCTCCGGGCGTCCTTGCCCCAGAGGACGCGCGCCGCTTTCGTTGAGCTACGTCAATATTGATCCGCGCGGCGGGCTGAATGTTCCAGCCGTCGACGCGGATGACGAGACCAAACCATGAACGCACTCATCAAGGAAATCCGGCACGCCCCTTTGCTGTGGATGCTGGTGTTCGTGCCCGTTGTCCTGGCGGCCGAGCTGCTCGCGCCTTCGGCTCACACCTTGCTGTTCGTGCTCGCCGTCCTGGCCATCGTGCCGCTGGCCGCCCTGCTCAGCCATGCCACCGAGAGTGTCGCCGAGAAGACCGGCGATGCCGTTGGCGGCTTGCTCAACGCAACGCTCGGGAATCTGACCGAGCTGATCATCGCGCTCGCGGCGCTCCACGCCGGAGAGTACCTGCTGGTGAAGGCATCGATCGCCGGCGCAATCGTCACCAACTCGCTGTTCATGCTGGGAGCGTCATTCCTGCTTGGCGGGCTGCGCTACCGCACGCAAGAATTCAATCGCGCCGGTGGAAGGCTGCATGCGGCACTGCTGCTGATGGCCACGATTGCGCTGATCACGCCGGCCGCGGTCGCCAATCTCGATCTCACCGAAGGCGCATCAGTGGCGCAGAAACTCAGCACCGGTCTTGCCATCCTGCTGATCGTGGCCTATGCCCTGAGTCTCCTGTTCTCGCTGAAGACTCACAAAGACCTGTTCGCCAGCGAAGAGCATGGCGAGAAGACCGAGGCCACGTTGCCGGTCGGCGTGGCGGTCGGCACGTTGATCGTCGTCACCGTGCTGGTTGCGCTGGTCAGCGAGATCTTCGTCGGATCGGTGCAAAAGGCCGGCGAGACCCTGGGAATGAGCCCGGCCTTCATCGGCTTCATCGTCGTTGCGCTGGTCGGCGGCGCCGCGGAAATGGCCGTGGCGTTTTCCGCGGCGCGCAAGAACCGCCTCGACATGAGCGTCGGCATCGCGCTCGGCAGCGCCTCGCAAATCGCGCTGTTCGTCGCGCCCGTCCTGGTGCTGCTCAGCTACGTCATCGGTCCGCAGCCGATGGACCTGCAGTTTTGGCCGGGAGCAGTCGTCATGGTGATGATCGCAACCGTAGCCGCATGCTTCGTCACCAACAGCGGACGCTCGGCCTGGTTCATCGGCGCCCTGCTGCTGCTCATCTATGCCATATTCGCCATGACGCTGTACGTGGTCCCGCCCGGGACGCATGCGGCCTCATGAAGCGAGTAACAACATGATCAGATCTACCGGCGATCGGATTACGCGCTGGCTCCGAGTGATCGGACCAGTCATTGTCGCTTATTGCATTCTCGGCTTGCTGGTCGAAGCGGCGGTGCCGCACATACTTCCCGAAAATGCCTTCACGACCACTGTCGGAGAAGCCGCCAAAGCGGGCGTATTCGCCATCTGGTTCTTTCTGATCTTTCGCATCGGCAGGACGCTTCGGGGCCTCTACGGCGCGCAAAGCGCTCAATACTTGGAGCTCACGCCGATCTGGAGAATTCTCCTTGATGTGACTGCTGCCTTTGTCCTGGCGGCATTCTGCTTCTCGGTTCTGTATCTCTACATCGGACGTCTTCAGGGATCCGCCGCGTTCTCAGCCGATCTCAATCTGGGCGAAGCGCTTTATTTCAGCATCGTCACCATGACGACGACCGGGTATGGCGACATCTCTCCGAAATCGGGACTGGCAAAATTCCTGGTCAGCGTGCAGATCCTTTTTGGCTTCCTTTACAACGTCCTGTTCTTTTCCATCTTCGCCAGCTTTGCCGGACGCCGACGGCCGAACTGACTTCCTGCCACAGCCTAAACGCGCCCCTTGATGTCTGCATCCGCCACGACCACCACACCGTCGCCTGCTTTCACCCCGTTCCCCCTCGGCAAGACAAACAAGGGATTGATTTCCGCCTCCAGCAGATCGTTGCCGATCAAAGACACCATGGCCGAAAAAGCCAGCATGGCTTCGATCAAAGCATCGACGTCAGCCACCGGACGGCCACGAAAGCCGCGCAGCAGCGGCGCGGACTTCAATTCGTTGATCATTTCCTCCGCATCGCGCCGCGAAAGCGGCGCCAGCCTCACGGCCGTGTCCTTGTAAAGTTCGGCCGCGATGCCGCCCATGCCGAGCAGGATCGACGGCCCAAGCTGCTTGTCGTCCTTGAAGCCAAGGATGAGTTCGACACCGCCGCTCACCAGTTCCTGAATCAAGAATCCTTCCGGCGTTCGGCTGGTCGCCGCTGAAAATGCGTCCGCCATTCGCCGGCAGGTGGCGGCGGCATCGCCGGGCGAAATATCGACGGCAACGCCCCCGACATCGGATTTGTGAAGCACGTCGCGCGAGAGAATCTTGATGACGATATTGCCTCCCAGATTCAGCGCAGCAGGCACGGCCTCCTCGGGGGTGGTGACGCAGGCCTCCCGGGTGACCGGGACGCCAAACTTCGCAAACAGCGCCTTGCTCTCATACTCGTTGAGCGGTCCGGGACGCAGCATGCTCCGGACATCGGCGCCAACCGGCAGCGGGACAGCCGGCGCGCTGACGAGCGGAGAGCTCTTGTCGTGCATGCGCCGCATGGCGGAAAACGCGGTGGCGCAGGCCTCCGGGGCGGCGAAGGTCGGTATGCCCGAAAGGTTGAGATGCCTGATCGCCTGCGGCGCGTGCGGGCTGGCAAATGTCACAATCGGCTTGTCGGTGCGGGCGAAGCAATCGCGCAAGGGCACGCCGACGATCTCCGGCTCCGTGATCGAGGACGATCCCAGGATGACGGCGACCGCATCATAGGAAGGACTTTCGAGCACGCCGTCGAGCACACCTCGAAAGTATTCGGATTTCACGCCCGCCAAGGTCACGTCGATCGGATTTCGGTCCAGCACGGCATCGGGGATGTTCAGCGCCTTCAGGCGCTCGGCCGTTATCGGATCCGGCGCCGGCGTTTCAAACCCCGCCAGGCCGGCCGCGTCGGCGACCAGGCTCGCCGCGCCGCCCGTTGAGGTCACCACAGCAATACGGCGACCTTTCAACCGACGGCCCGAACTCAGCGCCAGCGGGATGTCGAGCAGATCGGAGAACTGCAGCGCCCTGATGATACCGAGCTGCCTGAACAACGCATCATAGACATCATCCGATCCGGCGAGCGCCCCGGTATGCGAGCTCGCCGCCCGGGAGCCCGACTCGGATCGCCCGACCTTGAAAGCGACGATCGACTTGCCGGCTTGCGCCGCCCGCTGCGCGGCCTGGCGAAACTGCATCGGCTTGCGCAGGCCCTCGAGGTAGAGCGCAATAACCTGCGTGGCGGAATCGTCGATCAGGTAATCGACGAGATCAGCGACGTCGATATCGGCTTCATTGCCCGTTGCGATCAGTTTGGAGAACCCGACACCCTGGGCCTCGGCTCTCGACAACAGCGCACCGAGAATTCCCCCGCTCTGCGAAACCAGCGCAATCGAGCCGGGCACAGCCTGGCTGCTCTGGAGCGCCGCACTCGCCGACAATGCGATCCCATCGCTGAGATTGACGAGGCCGATCGTGTTCGGCCCGAGCAGCCGCATATCGCCGGCGGCGCTCTTCAGCGCCTGCTGTCGCGCCATTCCGTCCGCGCCGCTCTCGCCAAATCCGCCAGCAAGCACGATGGCCGCCCCAGCGCCGATGGCGCCGAGGTCTCTCACCGCTTCCGGAACGCGGGCGGAGCCGACCAGAACAATGGCAACATCGGGCGCATGCGGCAGGGACCGGATATCCGGAAAGCACGGATAACCGGCAATCGAAGGATAGCGTGGATTAACAGGGAAGATTTCGTTTCCGTAGCCATATTTTTGCAGGAACGCGAGCGGACGGCCGGTCAATTTGCCGGCATCGGCCGACGCGCCGATGATCGCCACGCTCTTCGGTCGGATCAAACGCTCCAGCGCGCTCATGTCGCCTCTCCTAGCGCGCGGATTTGTCGAGAAATGCCGCCACCGCATCCCGGTGCTCGGCCGTCGTGTAGCAGATGGCCTGGGCTTCCCGCCCTAGCGCAAAGACCTGCTCTTCCGCCGTCTCAAACGTGCGGTCCATGATCCCCTTGGTCAGCGCGATAGCCGCGAGAGAACCCTTGCTGAGATCACGCGCCCATGCGGCCGCATCATACACGAGCGTCCCGGACGGACAGACGCGATCTGCAAGCCCAATCGCGAGTGCTTCTGCCGACCCGACGGAACGGCCGGTGAAGATCATCTCCTTGGCGCGGGACAGCCCGATCCGGCGCGGCAGGAAGTACATGCCTCCGCCGTCCGACACGAGCCCGCGGCGAACGAAGCTCATGCTGAACAAGGCATCTTCGGCGGCGACGATGAAGTCGCAGGCGAGCGCGAGATCGCACCCAAGGCCCGCCGCGGCGCCGTTCACGGCTGCGACCGTCACCTTCCCCATGCCGTGGAGCGCCGCAACGCTCCGGTGCGTTTGCTGCTGCCTGCGCCAGCCGTTGAATGCCACCTTTCCGGCCGGCGCGTGCAGCCGGTCGCGCATGCCGGCGATGTCGCCGCCCGAGCAGAACGATTTTCCATTGCCGGTGAGAACCACGGCCCGCACCGCTTCGTCGTTCGCGGACCGGTCGAGCGCGGCGACGAACTGGGCGCGCATCACATCATTGATGGCGTTGCGCACGTCCGGCCTGTTCAACCTCAGGATTGCGACGGAATCTTCAACCGAAAACTCGACCAGGCTGGTCATCGTTACCTCTCAAACCGGTGCTGGATTTTTGGATGTCCGGGCGATTTGGCGGAACTATTCCACCTTGATGTTGGCGTCCTTGATGAGCTTGCCCCATCGCGCTTCCTCGTCCCGGACATAGCGATCGAGCGCTTCGGGCGAGCCGCCAACCATGATCAGGCCCTCATTGGTCTCGAGCCGCTTGAAGGCTGGCGACTGAACCGCTTTGGCGACGGCCTGGTTGAGGCGCTCGATGATCGATGCCGGCGTTTTGGCTGGCGCGTACAATCCGTACCAGCTCTCGGCGGCGTAGCCCGGCACCCCGCTCTCGGCGACTGTCGGCAAGTCGGGGAATGCCGGCGAGCGCTCCGCCGTCGTGACAGCCAACGCCCGGAGTTGTCCGCCTCCGACAAGTGAGGCTGCGCTTGCCACGGTGGTGAAGATCACATCGATCTGGCCGCCCAGGAGATCGGTAATCGCCGGCGCGGCGCCGCGGTAAGCCACCGTGGTCAGATTCACATTCGCCGCCGACTTGAACAGCTCGCCCGCCAGATGGGCCGACGTTCCCGTGCCGAACGTACCGTAGTTGAGCTTTCCAGGGTTGGCCTTGGCTTCCGCGATCAGGTCGGGGATTGATTTGATCTTCGATGCCGGGTTGACGACGACGATGTTGAGCGACCGCGCAATCAGCGAGACCGCCGCGAAATCCTTGTGCGGATCGAATGGCAGCTTGCTGTTCAGGCTCGGATTGACGGCATGGGCGAAGCTCGCCAGCAGCAGCGTGTATCCGTCGGGCGGGCTGGTGGCCACAAGCTGCGTTCCGATGACGGTGCCGGCGCCCGGCTTGTTTTCGATGATGACCGGCTTGCCCAGATCCGTCGAGATTTCCTGCGCCAGCGTTCGCGCAATGATGTCGGTGCCGCCGCCGGAGGAGAAGGGAACGACGATCTTGATGATCTTGTCCGGGTATTCGGCTCGAACCGGCGTCGCGGCCAATGCCGCTGTCGCAAACAAGGCCGCAACAATGATCGTCAGGCGCCGGCGTAAGGTCGATCCTGAACGATGGGTGCTCTTCTGCATGCGTACTCCCTTTGCTTTTGCTTGAGCATTTTGGAAAATGCATTCCATGCACCGGCTTCTTGTGTCCGGGCCGCCCAATGCAGCTAGCACAGGCAAACGCGTCTCCCTTCAGGCTATTTCCACCTAGTGGAATTGGCCCAGCGAGCGGCAGATGCTATTGGGAGCACGGAGGGAGGCTTTCGTGCATGAGCTCTGCTGGCGACGGCAATCGTTCTTTGCAAAGGGGTATCGAGATCCTGCGCGCGTTCCGTCAGGGCATCGATGTTCTCGGAAATGGTGAAATTGCGGAACGAACCGGCATTCCGCGCGCAACCGTCAGCCGGCTCACCCGGACGCTCGTGCAATCGGGCATGCTGGACGACGTTCGCAACGAACGCGCCTACCGGCTCGCCGCGGCCGTGATCAGCCTTGGCCATGCGATGCGCGTGAGCTCCCCGGTTCTCAATGTTCTCGGCCCGATGATGCGCGCCGAGTCGATGCGGCGGAAGCTGAACGTCGGACTGGCGACCGCGGACCGTTCGATGATGGTCTATCTGGAATCGATCCGCTTCAATCCGCGCGTGGCGCTGCGCAATGTCGTGGCCGGCCAGCAGGTCCCGATGGAATCAACTTCGCTCGGGCGCGCCTATCTGGCAGGGATATCAGAACAGCAAAGAACCAGACTTCTCGCGAGCTTCAAGCGGCGAAGAATCGGCGCGACGCAGAATTTGCTTGCCGAAGTGCAAAGGTCGATCAGGTCCGTCAAGCGGGATGGCTATTGCGCGGTATCATGGCAGCGCGGGGTTCTCGCGGTCGCGACGCCAATCATCGTCAAGGACCTTCCGGTCTACGCGCTCAATATGAGTACGCAGAATGTGGCACCCACCGCCCGGCTTTCCGCCGA includes:
- the cax gene encoding calcium/proton exchanger, with protein sequence MNALIKEIRHAPLLWMLVFVPVVLAAELLAPSAHTLLFVLAVLAIVPLAALLSHATESVAEKTGDAVGGLLNATLGNLTELIIALAALHAGEYLLVKASIAGAIVTNSLFMLGASFLLGGLRYRTQEFNRAGGRLHAALLLMATIALITPAAVANLDLTEGASVAQKLSTGLAILLIVAYALSLLFSLKTHKDLFASEEHGEKTEATLPVGVAVGTLIVVTVLVALVSEIFVGSVQKAGETLGMSPAFIGFIVVALVGGAAEMAVAFSAARKNRLDMSVGIALGSASQIALFVAPVLVLLSYVIGPQPMDLQFWPGAVVMVMIATVAACFVTNSGRSAWFIGALLLLIYAIFAMTLYVVPPGTHAAS
- a CDS encoding potassium channel family protein; the protein is MLVEAAVPHILPENAFTTTVGEAAKAGVFAIWFFLIFRIGRTLRGLYGAQSAQYLELTPIWRILLDVTAAFVLAAFCFSVLYLYIGRLQGSAAFSADLNLGEALYFSIVTMTTTGYGDISPKSGLAKFLVSVQILFGFLYNVLFFSIFASFAGRRRPN
- a CDS encoding acetate--CoA ligase family protein, with the protein product MSALERLIRPKSVAIIGASADAGKLTGRPLAFLQKYGYGNEIFPVNPRYPSIAGYPCFPDIRSLPHAPDVAIVLVGSARVPEAVRDLGAIGAGAAIVLAGGFGESGADGMARQQALKSAAGDMRLLGPNTIGLVNLSDGIALSASAALQSSQAVPGSIALVSQSGGILGALLSRAEAQGVGFSKLIATGNEADIDVADLVDYLIDDSATQVIALYLEGLRKPMQFRQAAQRAAQAGKSIVAFKVGRSESGSRAASSHTGALAGSDDVYDALFRQLGIIRALQFSDLLDIPLALSSGRRLKGRRIAVVTSTGGAASLVADAAGLAGFETPAPDPITAERLKALNIPDAVLDRNPIDVTLAGVKSEYFRGVLDGVLESPSYDAVAVILGSSSITEPEIVGVPLRDCFARTDKPIVTFASPHAPQAIRHLNLSGIPTFAAPEACATAFSAMRRMHDKSSPLVSAPAVPLPVGADVRSMLRPGPLNEYESKALFAKFGVPVTREACVTTPEEAVPAALNLGGNIVIKILSRDVLHKSDVGGVAVDISPGDAAATCRRMADAFSAATSRTPEGFLIQELVSGGVELILGFKDDKQLGPSILLGMGGIAAELYKDTAVRLAPLSRRDAEEMINELKSAPLLRGFRGRPVADVDALIEAMLAFSAMVSLIGNDLLEAEINPLFVLPRGNGVKAGDGVVVVADADIKGRV
- a CDS encoding enoyl-CoA hydratase/isomerase family protein, producing MTSLVEFSVEDSVAILRLNRPDVRNAINDVMRAQFVAALDRSANDEAVRAVVLTGNGKSFCSGGDIAGMRDRLHAPAGKVAFNGWRRQQQTHRSVAALHGMGKVTVAAVNGAAAGLGCDLALACDFIVAAEDALFSMSFVRRGLVSDGGGMYFLPRRIGLSRAKEMIFTGRSVGSAEALAIGLADRVCPSGTLVYDAAAWARDLSKGSLAAIALTKGIMDRTFETAEEQVFALGREAQAICYTTAEHRDAVAAFLDKSAR
- a CDS encoding tripartite tricarboxylate transporter substrate binding protein, whose amino-acid sequence is MQKSTHRSGSTLRRRLTIIVAALFATAALAATPVRAEYPDKIIKIVVPFSSGGGTDIIARTLAQEISTDLGKPVIIENKPGAGTVIGTQLVATSPPDGYTLLLASFAHAVNPSLNSKLPFDPHKDFAAVSLIARSLNIVVVNPASKIKSIPDLIAEAKANPGKLNYGTFGTGTSAHLAGELFKSAANVNLTTVAYRGAAPAITDLLGGQIDVIFTTVASAASLVGGGQLRALAVTTAERSPAFPDLPTVAESGVPGYAAESWYGLYAPAKTPASIIERLNQAVAKAVQSPAFKRLETNEGLIMVGGSPEALDRYVRDEEARWGKLIKDANIKVE
- a CDS encoding helix-turn-helix domain-containing protein, which gives rise to MSSAGDGNRSLQRGIEILRAFRQGIDVLGNGEIAERTGIPRATVSRLTRTLVQSGMLDDVRNERAYRLAAAVISLGHAMRVSSPVLNVLGPMMRAESMRRKLNVGLATADRSMMVYLESIRFNPRVALRNVVAGQQVPMESTSLGRAYLAGISEQQRTRLLASFKRRRIGATQNLLAEVQRSIRSVKRDGYCAVSWQRGVLAVATPIIVKDLPVYALNMSTQNVAPTARLSAEMGGYLLAFAKRCNEALGGE